The DNA window AACTTCAATTTGATGCTGCAATATTGGAAAAAATAATTTTCAATCTTTTAGGAAATTCATTGAAATTTACCCCAAATGGTGGAAAAATAACATTAAGAATCTCCTCAGAAAGACTCGAATTCAATAGTAAACTTACCAATTTTAGCAATATTAAAAGTGATTATGAATCTCCATCCTATATCTATTTATCTATAGAAGATACAGGACAAGGAATTAGCTCAGAGGCAATGGTACATATTTTTGATCGGTTTTTCCAAGTTGATAATGAATCTGAAATACAAGGATCAGGAATAGGACTGACTTTAGTTCGAAGTTTGGTTACTATTCATCATATTAATTTATCTGTACATAGTAAAGAAGGTATTGGTACTCAATTTATTCTTGAATTGCCTAACATTAATTATGATGAAGTGTTTGCTAGGGAAAATGCCGAAAATTCAGTTATGCTTTCTAAAAGTGCATTAAGTCCATTTGATGAAAAACACAATATAATTACGGATTCGAAAGTGAATATGTATGAGAATTTTGCAAAACCAGAAGTTTTAATTGTAGAGGATAACATCGAGTTGAGAAGCTTTATGAAGGATCATTTCGAAGAAGATTTTAAAGTATTTGAAGCTGAAAATGGAGTAGAAGGATTAGAAATTTTGAATAAGCAAAATATCGAGATTATTGTCAGCGATATTATGATGCCACAAATGGATGGTGTAACTTTTTGTAAAAAAGTAAAAGAGGACAAAAAATATCGCGGAATTCCATTTATTTTATTATCGGCTAAATTTAATGTTGATAGTCAAATAGAAAGTGCGCAATCGGGTGCTGATGTGTATATAGCCAAACCATTTAGCATGGAGGTCTTGCATTTGACAATTTTAAATATGTTAAGAACGAGAAAACAAGTTAAAGAAACTGCGTTAGAAAATACCTTTGAAGAAGCTAGAAAAAATGTTAAGGGGAATGTAGAAGATGAATTTTTAAGAAAAGTTATCGATTGTATCGATGATAATATCGAAGATGTAGATTTTGATGTTGTTAAATTATGTGGTTTGTTGGGAATAAGTAAAACGAAATTGTATACCAAGATCAAAGGAGTAACCTCGGAATCTATAGGAGGTTTAATTAGAGAAATACGTCTGAAAAAAGCTGCCCAATTATTGTCTAGTACAGATTTTAATATTATTCAAGTTATGGACAAGGTTGGAATTCAAAGCCAATCGCACTTTACAAAAAGTTTCAAGAAACAGTTCGGAGTCACACCTTCTGAATTTGTTAAAGATTTAAATAAAAACTAATTTTTTAGAAAAAAAAATCTAAAACACTTGCAGGAATTAGATAAAGAGTTTGACATGTTTAAGTCAGACTCTTTTTTTTATAGTGCATTTTTTTGAATTGAAATAATGATTTTTTTTGGGATTTAATTCTTGAAAGGGGGAGGGACGACAATAGCAGGGAAAGATTTATGTACACTTATTCAAATTATTTTAAATTAATACATATAAACAAAATATCAATTCATTTGAGCAACGAAAAATGTTCTTACTACTAATAAATTTGTTGTATTCATTGCTAAATAGTATAAAAATGCCTACACAATTTAATTCGATTAGGAATAAAAAATTTAAATCAAAAGCAGTTGCTACACTTCAATACATTTTATTCTTTGGTTTACTAGTCAATACCCTAAACGCTAAGATTACAGATTCAATTGGCGACGTCACCTTACATCCTTCAGTGATCAATTTAGAGAAAATAAAAGGGCTTAAAGAATCCACCATTTTCGATCTTACAGTCAACGGACAAAACGCCTTCGTTTACCATTCTCGCGAAATAATGGATCAATATGAGCATATAAAGCAACTGAAGAGTATCTCCTATCAAGGAGTTTCTTATGTGAATTTTTCTATGTCGAGTACTGTGAAGCTTCAAATCAATAGTTTGAATGGAAAAGCATCCAGTTGGAAAATTCTTCCAAAACGAGCAGATGTTAAGGTTGATGAAACTACAAATAGTATAATTTTTACTTTGAACAAGCCCGAAAAATTTGTGATATCAGCTGTTGTTGACGGACTTGAACAATCGATAATTATCAGTGCCGAAAAGCCGGAAACAAATATTCCATCCAAAACGGATAAAGGAGTTTTGTATTTGGGACCTGGAATACATCAGTACGGTCAAGCATGGGACCCGTTTGTAAACGGAATTCATACCGTTTATGTAGCAGGTGGTGCAATTTTAGAAGCTACAATTAAATCCAATAAAAAAAATAACGTAAAAATTCTCGGAAGGGGCATACTCTCACAGTCTTTTGTTACTCACGCAGAGGAATCCTCATCTAATGAAAAAGCTAGAGAGCAAGAATGGGATGCCGACTGGTTAGGGGTTGTTTTTACAGACTCGCAAAACATAGTAATAGACGGTATTACCATAATGAATAGTCCTAGTTATCAACTAGAAGTTGCTAACTGCAATAATGTCAAAATCAATAATATAAAATTATGTGGTTTCGGCGAGCATAATAACGATGGAATACATACTTATGGCAACACTATTTTAGTTGAGGATTCTTTTATTGCCAGCAATGACGATCGTGTTTGTATTACAGGATTGTTTGATAAGGAAAATGGAACGGACAACTTGCAATGGGATGGTAGTAATGAATTGACAGGCGTATCGGTATCCAATATTACATTACGAAATATGGTGTTTTGGGGATTAGACAATAATGGAGCGGATATAATGCTCACTTGGAATGGTGCCGGATATGCCAAAAACATTTTGGTTGAAAATGCGGTGAGTTTAACAGGTACTAATAAAGCTTTTATTGCAGCTCGTCACGGAGGCAGTGCTGATATTCACGATTTGATTTTTAGAAATATTACGCTTTATCATTCTAATTTATTTGATGTTGAAATTGGTGAATCTAATTATCAAGGAGCTGGTGGTGGTAAATTGAGGAATTTATTACTTGAGAATTTTACCATACATGCCAATTTTAAAGATATCGGAAAACAATTGAAGGGAGAAAGCAAGGCAAGTAATATCGAAGGAATTATTTTTAAGAACATAATTACAAATGATGGAGTTTTGACAGATCTCAATCAAATAAAATTAATCTCAAACGAATTTGTTTCTAATTTAAAAGCAGTTAAATAATAATGGAAAATACAGTTTTTTTACTTTCTTTTTGGGATTATGTTGCCTTCTTTGGCTATTTAGTAATCTTAAGTTTTATTGGTTATTGGTATGGACGCAAAAAAAATGAAAATTCTTCTGATTATTTTTTGGCTGGTAGGACTTTGCCTTGGTATGTTGTAGGTAGTTCGTATATAGCAGCCAATATTAGTACAGAACATTTTATCGGATTGATTGGAGCAGCGGTAATTTATGGTATCAGTGTTGCCACAGGTGAGTGGAGTACAGTGATTGCTTTTACTTTTTTGATTTGGCTTTTCATACCGTATTTGTTGTCTTCAAAAGTATATACAACCCCTGAATATTTAGAATTAAGATATAATAAAAAGGTTCGAATAATTTTTGCAGTGGTGTCTCTTTTAGCTAATGTTTTTGCTTTTATGGGACCTGTAATTTATGGAGGTAGTTTAATTTTAGTTGTATTTTTTAAGATTAGTCCATTGGCCGCATGTTTACTTATAGGTATTGCAACTGGTGGATGGGCCATTTGGGGTGGACTTAAATCCGTTGCTTTTATGGATATGTTGACCATTATTATTAAAATCTCAGGCGGATTAATTGTTACCGTTTTGGGGTTGATTTATTTAGGTCATGGCGATGGAATGATTCCTGGTTTTACTAAAATGGTAGAAGTAAATTCCGGTGGAGTGGCTTGGTCAAAAGAATGGATAAGTGAAAATGTGCCTAATATTCTGAAAGGTGCCCAAAAAGGAGATAGTTATAACAGATTGTCTGTAATTCAGCCTCTTAATCATTATTCAAATCCTTGGACTCATTGGGTATTTAGCTTTTTTTATATCGGATTATGGTACACGGTTATCAATCAAACTATGGTTCAGAAAATTCTTGCTGCAAAGGATATGTATCACGCAAGAGCTGGAATGTTATTGGCTTCATTTTTAAAATTGTTTTTACCTGTGATTGTTGTAATTCCAGGATTAATCTTTTTTGCAATGAAACCAGAATTTTTAACCACAACCGATTGGGGTTTTCAAAGTGAAGAGGCCA is part of the Flavobacterium nackdongense genome and encodes:
- a CDS encoding glycosyl hydrolase family 28 protein gives rise to the protein MPTQFNSIRNKKFKSKAVATLQYILFFGLLVNTLNAKITDSIGDVTLHPSVINLEKIKGLKESTIFDLTVNGQNAFVYHSREIMDQYEHIKQLKSISYQGVSYVNFSMSSTVKLQINSLNGKASSWKILPKRADVKVDETTNSIIFTLNKPEKFVISAVVDGLEQSIIISAEKPETNIPSKTDKGVLYLGPGIHQYGQAWDPFVNGIHTVYVAGGAILEATIKSNKKNNVKILGRGILSQSFVTHAEESSSNEKAREQEWDADWLGVVFTDSQNIVIDGITIMNSPSYQLEVANCNNVKINNIKLCGFGEHNNDGIHTYGNTILVEDSFIASNDDRVCITGLFDKENGTDNLQWDGSNELTGVSVSNITLRNMVFWGLDNNGADIMLTWNGAGYAKNILVENAVSLTGTNKAFIAARHGGSADIHDLIFRNITLYHSNLFDVEIGESNYQGAGGGKLRNLLLENFTIHANFKDIGKQLKGESKASNIEGIIFKNIITNDGVLTDLNQIKLISNEFVSNLKAVK
- a CDS encoding SLC5 family protein — protein: MENTVFLLSFWDYVAFFGYLVILSFIGYWYGRKKNENSSDYFLAGRTLPWYVVGSSYIAANISTEHFIGLIGAAVIYGISVATGEWSTVIAFTFLIWLFIPYLLSSKVYTTPEYLELRYNKKVRIIFAVVSLLANVFAFMGPVIYGGSLILVVFFKISPLAACLLIGIATGGWAIWGGLKSVAFMDMLTIIIKISGGLIVTVLGLIYLGHGDGMIPGFTKMVEVNSGGVAWSKEWISENVPNILKGAQKGDSYNRLSVIQPLNHYSNPWTHWVFSFFYIGLWYTVINQTMVQKILAAKDMYHARAGMLLASFLKLFLPVIVVIPGLIFFAMKPEFLTTTDWGFQSEEANKTYIVMINILVPTFMKGILLGALFGAIQSTVSSVLISTSTLFTMDLYRNSFVKNESENHYVGVGKISGIVFLLLSVGFAVILATATKVNLFILIQALYTFIAPPFSAIFLLGMLWKRVNGKAALITIFAGFAMAGFLKYLEFGPLQDSTSEMANIIKPFANQGLITWVFSMIVCAVSALVTAKAGENKIGNDLVFNINGSALKEGLGDRWYNSILFWWIICILMLVGIILTFSIVL